The Thermodesulfobacteriota bacterium nucleotide sequence GCCGCTGCTCGCGGGCTTCACGGCAGAGGCTCGGCTGGCCGCCCTCGACGCCGCTCGCCGGAGCGGCCCACCGGGCGTTCTCCCCCTGGATTCCCTCTACCGCGTCGTGGCCGGGGGCCGCGCCGCCCTGGACGAAGCCCTGGCCCAGCACGGCCCCGACGCCCTTCCGGCCCTACTCCCCCTGGGGGCAGTGCCCTCTGCCTCTCCCTCGGTCCTGGTCCACGGGGTCCGGGTGCACAGCGGGGACCTGCTCCTCTCCCGCGGAGGGGCGCCCACCTCGGCCCTGATCGCCCGGGGGAGCGACTACCCGGGGGTCTTCTCCCACGCCGCCCTGGCCCACGTGGACCCGACCTCGGGGCGGGCGGTCGCCGTGGAGGCGCTGATCGAGCGGGGCGCCGTGGTGAGCTCCCTGGAGGCCTACCTGGGGGACCCGAAGCTGCGCATCCTGCTCCTGCGCCTTCGCCCGGACCACCCGGCCTTGACCGGGCAGCCCGAACTGCCCCACCGGGCCGCCTCGGCCATGCTCGCCCGGGTGCGCGGCGGGCCGATCCCCTACGACTTCCCCATGGACTGGGAGGACCCCTCGGCGCTCTTCTGCTCCGAGGTCCTCTACCACGCCTACCGGCCCCTCGGGGTGGAGCTCTGGTCCCGGCGCTCGCGCATCTCGGCCCCGGGCCTGGCCGGCTGGCTCGCGGCCCTGGGGGTGCGCCACTTCACCACGCTGGTGCCCTCCGACCTCGAGTACGACCCCGCCCTGGCGCCCGTGGCGGAGTGGCGAAACCCGGAGGGCCTGGCGCGGGACCGCTTCGACAGCGCCATCCTGGACGCCCTCCTGGAGGCCGCCGAGGGCGGCGTCGCCCGGCTCGGTTACGCCGGGTGGGAGCTCCCCGTCGCGAGGCTGGCCAAGGGGTGGTCGGTGCTGGCGGGGGCCCTGGGCGCGGAGCCCCCCATCCCGGCGGGGATGTCGGCGGGGGCCGCCCTGCGGGTGCGGGCCCTCACCCGACGGGTCCACCCCCGGATTCTCGGGGGCTTGGAGGCCCGGGCGGCGCGCTTTCGAGAGCACCGGGGGTTCGAGCCGCCCTACTGGGAGCTCGTGGCCCTGGCACGGGAGGCGGTGGCGCAGACGGCTCCAGACCTGTACCCGGCCCTTCGGATCGCCCCTGCCGGCCCCTGACAGCTCGGACGCCGCCCCGCTGGGCGGGGCAGTCCACCACCAGGCAATTCGCGGGCGAGCCCGCTCTTAGGGGCCGCGCCCCTCTGCACTCGCGAATGACCTCAGGGAAACCGCAGGTCAGTAGTCGATCCCGGGTTGGGGCTCGATGTCCTTCTGGTAGGCGTGCTTCACCTCCCGGACCTCGCTGACCGTGTCGGCCCGTTCGATGATCTCCGGAGGCGCGTCCCGACCGGTGAGCACGAGGTGGAGAAGCGGCGGCTTGACGTCCAGGAGCTCGAGCACCTGGGGCAGGTCGAGGAGCTTGAGGTGGAGCGCGTTGTGGATCTCGTCGAGGATGAGGAGGTCGACCTCGCCCG carries:
- a CDS encoding YiiX/YebB-like N1pC/P60 family cysteine hydrolase, whose protein sequence is MFALALSQPDQPPRAVGAGGPLFRWDREGLFRDLEREFLEAAGASPEEARGRARAREAEGRAVLARLAGAPGVPAPEDLLCLEEVQFRLGALAAAHRELLPLLAGFTAEARLAALDAARRSGPPGVLPLDSLYRVVAGGRAALDEALAQHGPDALPALLPLGAVPSASPSVLVHGVRVHSGDLLLSRGGAPTSALIARGSDYPGVFSHAALAHVDPTSGRAVAVEALIERGAVVSSLEAYLGDPKLRILLLRLRPDHPALTGQPELPHRAASAMLARVRGGPIPYDFPMDWEDPSALFCSEVLYHAYRPLGVELWSRRSRISAPGLAGWLAALGVRHFTTLVPSDLEYDPALAPVAEWRNPEGLARDRFDSAILDALLEAAEGGVARLGYAGWELPVARLAKGWSVLAGALGAEPPIPAGMSAGAALRVRALTRRVHPRILGGLEARAARFREHRGFEPPYWELVALAREAVAQTAPDLYPALRIAPAGP